The Archangium primigenium genomic interval GCACGGACCCGGACTACAAGCCCACCGTGTGCGTGGTGATTCCCCTCTTCAACGAGGGCGAGGGCATCTTCCACGCGGTCAAGAGCCTGCTCGCGCAGGACTACGACGCGGACAAGCTGAGCATCCGGGTGGTGGATGACTGCTCCACGGATGACAGCCACGCCTGGGCGCTGCGCGCCGCGGAGGGCCACCCCCACGTCACGGTGATGCGCAACCCCCACAACATGGGCAAGCGCAAGGGCATCGCCCGCGCGGTGCGCGAGGCCGACGCGGAGATCATCGTCTCGGTGGACTCGGACGTGGTGGTGCACGAGAGCGCCGTGAGCGAGCTGGTGCTGCGCTTCACCAGCCCGCGCATCGCCGCGGTGGGCGGCCGCACGTTCGTCACCAACCGCAACGAGAACTGGCTCACGCGGATGATCGAGATCAAGTTCTACTTCGCCCAGGAGTGGCTCAAGGACCTGGAGCGCGGCTTCCGCTCGGTGCTGTGTCTGTCCGGATGCCTCACCGCGTACCGGCGCCACGTGCTCCTGGAGCTGGAGCCCATCCTCGAGGCGCGCAACATCGCCGGCATCCCCATCAAGTATGGCGAGGACCGCTTCCTCACGCGGCAGATCGTCAAGGCGGGCTACGAGACGGTCTACACCACGTCCGCGTGGTGTCAGACGGCGGCGCCCGCCACGCTCGCGGGCTACGTGTCCCAGCAGCTGCGCTGGCGGCGCTCCAACCTGGTCGACATGCTCTGCGGCCTGAGCCACGCCTGGCGGCTGCACCCGGTGGTCTGCATCCACTACGTGTCGCAGCTCGCGCTGCTGCTGTCCTATCCCCTCACCATCCTGCACAACATCATCAACGGGCAGTTCTGGGAGGTGCTCTTCCTGCACATGCTCATCATGGGCTTCATGGGCGTCATCTACCGCGTGGACAAGCGCAACCTGCCGCCGGAGATGCGCGTGCCGACGCTGTCCTTCCTGCCCATGGCCTTCATGATGCCCATCACCTACGCGCTGCTCACGCCCCTGGCCCTCTTCACCCTGGACTCGGGCAGCTGGGAGACCCGCGGCAAGCCCGCCCCCGCGCCCACGCCCACCCCCGTCACGCCCCCCACGCCCGCTCCGTCCGTGTCGGCCACCTCCGGCACCCATCGTCTTCCACATCTGCCCACGCAAGCCGTGGGCGGGGGGTAACGCATCATGAATCAGCGCATCGCCAATCAACTCAATACCTTCATCGTCAACATCTACAAGGCCATGGGCACCGTCCTGCTCGCGCTCATCCTGCTCGGGCTCGTGTCCTACCTGGCCGTGCAGTGCTTCTTCTTCGTGAGCCATTCGTGGCTCGCGCCCACCGTCGTGTCCTCCACGGACACGCAGATCCTCCAGCTCAACGCGCAGCTGGCGCAGCAGGAGGCCGCGCGCGAGAAGCTGCTCACCGAGCGCCGCGAGGTGCAGACGCGCCTGGAGCAGGCGGACCGGCTGCTCCAGGCGGAGAAGGACTTCCAGGAGCGCTTCCGGGCCACGCTCGGCAGCGAGCGACGGGCGCGCTCCAACGCCCTGCGCCAGCTGGCGTCCCTGCGCGGCATGTACAAGAAGACGGCGCGGGAGATCTCCGAGACGAACCTGGCCTACTCGGACATGGCGCGCGGCCGCACCGAGTCGCTCTACAACGCCCGCATGGTGGAGAGCGAGGAGCGGCTCAACGCCACGCACCAGCTCGCCCAGATGGCGCAGAGCAACCTGTCGCTCACCCAGGGCGTCGCCGAGCTGCACAACAAGTTCGAGCAGCTGCAGCGCGAGCTCAAGGGCTTCGACGCCTCGCTGGGGGGCAAGTCGGATGGGCTCACCGCGGAGGTGCTGCTCATGGAGCGCGAGTACACCCGCTCGGTGCTGGAGGTGAAGCACGCGGAGAGCGAGCGGCTGCACCTCAAGGCCTCCGTGCGCTCCCTGGACGAGGCGGTGGCGCGCTACGACACGCTGCTCGCCTCCATCCGCGGCTCGCCCTGGCTCGAGGCCATCGAGCGCGGCCTGACGGTGGGCTTCGTGCCCTACGAGAACCTGGAGAACGCGGCGGCCGGCACGGCCATCTACCGCTGCGAGTTCAAGCTCTTGTGGTGCGAGCAGGTGGGCCAGGTGGGCCACGCGCTGCGCGGTGAAGTGAGCATCAAGCACCCGGTGCGTCAGACGGTGATGCGCGGGGTGATGGTGGAGCTGGAGCTGTCGGACGAGGGCTGGGCGCGCGAGGAATTGCTGCACCTGGGGCGCGCGCCCCTGATGTTGTGAGCGCGGGCGGGAGAGGGACGATGCGAGTGCGGCGATGGGCGTGGGTGGGGAGCGTGGCGGTGGGACTCGGCGCGGGCGCGGTCCAGGCCCAGGAGTCCGGACGGGAGGGCCAGGAGCCGGGCCACTGTGCCTTCGTCCGGGGCGTGGCGCGCGCGGAGTCCGCGCTGCTGATGGCGCCCCAGGTGTTCGCCAGCGCGGGCGTGGTGAACGCGGGAGATCTCTCGGGCACGGCGTCCTTGCCCCTGGGCCGCCCCGCGCCCCGGCTGTCCGCGGGCCTGGATTACGACGTGGTGGGTCTCTACCGGGGGCTGACGCTGCGGGGCCGCGCCGAGGCGGAGTGCGCGCGCCACCAGGCGCTCGCGGGGCTCAGGCTCGCGCTCCTGCGGGGCCGGGACGTGGGCCTGGAGGCCGCCCTGGACGCGCGCGCCCGCATCCTCGAGGAGTCCCTGCCCGACGCGGGCAAGCTCCTGGCGGGTCTCAACGCGGACGTGAAGGCGGGCCTCGCCACCCTCTCCGAGCTCAACGCCCTGCGGCTGCGGCTGGATGCCCTCACCGCGCTGGCGCACGAGACGCGGCGGGAGCGCGAACGGCTCTCCGCCCTGCCCCGCTCCGAGGAGCGGGCCCTGGGGGAGTGGCTCGGACGGCTGCGCGAGGCGGACGATGCCCTGGAGGCCCGCGAGCGCTCGCTGCGCTCGGCCCAGGCGTGGAGTGTGCGCGTGCGCGGCGGCTACGACGAACTGCTCCAGACGCCCCAGGCACTGCCCGTGTCCGGTGCGCTGGTGGTGGGCTACAGCCTGGGGGGTCTCGTCCAGTCCGCGGCGAACGACCAGGCCCGCGAGGGGCGCCAGCGCGCCCTGGACGAGGACCTGGTGGGCGTGAGCCAGGAGACCTCGCGCCTGCTGCGCGAGCTCCGGGCCACCCACGCCGCGGAGCGCACGCGCCTGGCGGAGGTGGACGTGCTGACGAAGGACCTGGACGCCCAGCTGCGGGAGATCGAGGGCCTGGAGACGGTGCGCGTGCGCCGCTACCGGGACTACCTGCGGCTGGAGTGGACCCGGCTGCGCGCCGAACAGGCCTGGCTCCAGGCCCGCGTGGAGGCGGTGGGCCACTTCCTGGAGCGCGAGGCCCCATGAGCCTCGCGCCCGCGCTGCTCGCGCTGGGGGGGCTGCTGCTGGCCGCGCCGACCTCCCCCGACGCCGCGCGCGAGCCCCCGCCCGTCTCGCGGCTCCGGGTGACCCAGGGACGCCTGGAGCCGCTGTCCGGAGGACGCCAGCGCATCGAGGAGCCCAAGGTGCGCGCGGTGGATGCCACGGGGCGCGAGGGCCTGCGCGTGGCGGAGCTGCGGCTCACCTACCTGGGCCCCTCGGCGCGGCAGCGGGCGCTGCTCTCCGGCGAGCAGCGCCGGCAGGTGGGCCTCAAGCTGCGCGCCCGCGATGGCTGCAACGTCGTCTATGTCATGTGGCGCCTCGCGCCCGTCGCGGGCCTCGTGGTCTCGGTGAAGTCCAATCCCGGACAGTCACGCTCGGACGACTGCGACAACCACGGCTATCTCACGGTGAAACCCGAGCACCGCGAGACCGTGCCCGAACTCCAGACGGGCGTGGCACACACCCTGCGCGCGGAGCTGCGGGGCACGCGCCTGCGCGTGTGCGTGGATGGCGTCCGTGTCTGGGAAGGGCCGCTGCCCGCCGAGGCGTTCGCCTTCGATGGGCCCGTGGGCTTGCGCTCGGACAATGGCCGCTTCGACGTGCAGCTGCGCGCCACGCCCTAGTGGCAGTGGCCAGGCGAGGAGGCGCCGCGTGTGGGTGTCCTTCCTCGTGGACATCACGTCCTTCGCCGTCTAAGTCCTGCGAAGCCTTACCCCCCCAGACAATTCCAAGCCCCAGAAGGGACGCTATGTCACGCCCCGGGTTCAGGTCTCATCGCCTGCTCTTGTTGCTGCTCTCCGCTGTCTTGATTCATCCCCTGACCGGCTGTTCGGATCCAGAGCCGGAACCCACGCCTCCCGGCAGCTCCACGCCGGACAGCGGCACCCCGACGGAGACGCCGGACAGCGGCTCCACGCCGGACGGCGGCTCCACGCCGGACGGCGGCTCCACGCCGGACAGTGGCACCCCGCCCGATGGTGGCTCCACACCCGATGGCGGCTCCACGCCGGACAGTGGCACCCCGCCCGAGTCCGAGCAGGTGTACGGCCTCATGGGCGAGTACTTCCGGATGTCGGCGCCCGGCAAGCGGGACTTCGCCCAGCTCGGCACGGTCACGCTCGAGCCGAACATCGACTTCCAGGATCTGACGGCCACGTTCCAGGCGGCCAACGGCCGCACCGTGGACACCACCGCCCGGTGGACCGGCCGGCTCACCGCGCCGGAGACCGGCGACTACACGTTCTACGCCATCGGCGACAACGGCTTCCGGATGTACCTGGACAACACGGCCGTCATCGACCACTGGGTGGGCGATTGGGACGTGGAGCAGACGAGCCAGGTGGTGCGCCTCGTCGCGGGCGAGCCCCATGAGTTCCGCATGGAGCTGTTCCAGGACAGCGGCGGCGCGAACATGTTCCTGCGCTGGTCGAGCGCCACCCGCGCCAAGCAGATCGTCCCGACCACGGCCTTCACCCCGCCCGTGGGCTTCGAGGTCTACCCGGTCAACTTCACCGTCGGACCGGACGGCCGCCAGCTGGCGCTCGACTTCAAGTCCAAGGTCACCGCGCTCGGCACGCCCCTGCCCCACCTGACGGTGGAGGCCGACAGCACCGACATGCCGCTGACCTCGGCCCGCATCTCCCCCACCGACGACACCGTCGTGGAAGTCACCCTCACCGAGCCCATCCAGCTCAACCAGCGCGTGCGCGTCACCTATGCCGGCACCGGTGGCCTGGCCGTGGGCGGTGAGGCCGTGCCGAAGATCGTGCGCCAGGCGCGCAACACGTCCACCCAGCGGCTGCGCACGCCGTGGGCCGACCAGCTGGATCCGAGCAACCCGCTGCCCGAGTACCCGCGGCCCCAGCAGGTCCGCGAGAAGTGGCGCAACCTCAACGGCGTGTGGCAGTTCGCCGGCGCGGCGAGCGCGAGCGTGGCGCCGCCGTTCAACCAGACGCTGGCCGAGCGCATCGTGGTGCCCTTCCCCGTGGAGTCCCAGCTGTCCGGGCTGGAGCGCCACGAGGACCACATGTTCTACCGTCGGCTCTTCACCGTGCCCGCGGACTGGAGCGTCGGCTCCGGTCAGCGGCTGCTCTTGCACTTCGGCGCGGTGGACTACCACGCGCGCGTGTGGGTCAACGGCAAGAAGGTCGCCGAGCACACCGGCGGCTACACCGCCTTCACCGCCGACGCCACCAGCGCCCTGAACGCCTCGGGGGAGCAGGAGCTCGTCGTCGCGGTCACCGACATCACCGGGCCCAACCTGCCCACGGGCAAGCAGACGCGCCGGCCGGGCGGCATCTTCTACACGCCGGCCTCGGGCATCTGGCAGACCGTGTGGATGGAGCCCGTGCCCACCACGGCCATCGACGGCCTCGTGCTCACGCCGAACCTCACGACGAGCACGCTCGCCCTCAAGGTCACCTCCACCTCGAGCAGCGCGACCGTCACCGCCGTGGCCCGCATCGGCACCACGGAAGTCGGCCGGATCTCCGGCGAGGCCAAGGACACCCTGTCGCTCCCCGTGCCCTCGCCGCGCCTGTGGTCGCCGGAGGATCCCTTCCTCTATGACCTCGAGGTCACCCTCACCGACGGCACCAGCACCGACCGCGTCACCTCCTACTTCGGCATGCGCTCGGTCTCCATCCAGAAGGTGGGCGGCTTCCCCAAGCTGATGCTCAACGGCAAGCCCGTCTTCTCGCTCGCGCTGCTGGACCAGGGCTACTGGCCCGACGGCATCTACACCGCGCCCACCGACGCGGCGCTGCGCTGGGACCTGCAGGTGCAGAAGGACTTCGGCTACAACGCCGTGCGCAAGCACATCAAGGTGGAGCCGCTGCGCTGGTACCACCACGCGGACAAGATTGGCCTGCTGGTGTGGCAGGACTTCGTCTCCGGCTTCTTCAACCGCCAGGACGCCGCGGCCCGGGATGCGTACAAGGAGGCGTTCATCCCCGAGAGCCTCGCGATGATGACGCAGTTGCACAACGCGCCGTCCATCGTGGGCTGGGTGGTGTTCAACGAGGGCTGGGGCGAGTGGGACCAGACCGAGACGGGTGCGCTCGCCGAGCAGGTCAAGGCGAAGGATCCCTCGCGGTGGGTCAACGCGCACAGTGGCGTGAATTGCTGCGACTCGCTGGGCGACTCCGGCAAGGGTGACGTCATCGACCACCACGACTACGGCAACAACGCCGCGCCCTACCCGGACGCCACGCGCGTGGCCATGGACGGCGAGCACGGCGGCTTCACCCTGCGCATGCCGGGCCACCAGTGGCCAGGCGCCCCCACGGTCATCTACAGCGGCGTGGCCGACAAGGCGGCGCTGACGACGAAGTACGTGGACAACACGCGGACCTACTACCTGGCCGCCGCCAAGGCGGAGATGTCCGGCTCGGTCTACACGCAGGTCACCGACGTGGAGAACGAGCTCAACGGCCTCTACACCTACGACCGGCGCGTGATGAAGGTGGAGCTGGAGCCCGTGCGCGCCATCAACCGCGAGGTGATCGCCGCCGGAGCCAAGGCGGGCGAGAACGTGACGTTCCCCGGCGTGGGCACGTGGACGCTCGACGAGGACGGGGGCTCGGTGGCCAACGACTCCGAGGGCAACAGCCCCATGCGCTTCAACCGCAATCCCGCCTGGGTGCAAGGCGTGCGCGGCAGCGCGGTCAAGTTCAGCGGCAACGGCGACTTCGCGGAGACCGACTACCCGGTGCTCGACACCCAGAAGGACTACACGATCTCCGCGTGGGTGACGCTGGACAAGCTGCCGGGCAACTACGCCTCGGCAGCCAGCCAGGACGGCCGCCGCACGGAGAACCCGTTCTACCTCCAGTACGGTCAGGGCGCGTTCGCCTTCAGCACGCCCGGCGGCAACCGCGCCCGGCACCCGATGACGCCCGTGCTCGGCCGCTGGTACCACCTGGTCGGCGCGCGCGCTGGCAACGAGATCCGTCTGTACGTCGACGGGGCCCGGGTGGCCGCCACGACCGCGGGTGAGGCCCTGGTGAGCACCGGTCCGCTGGCGATCGGCCGCGCCAAGTACAACGGCACCAACGTCGACTTCTGGGCGGGGTCGGTCGACGAGGTGCGCGTCTTCAGCCGCGCGCTCAGCGACAGCGAGGTGAACGCCCTGTACACCTCGGTGCCCAAGTAGGCCCCGGGAGGGGCGGCGGGAGTCGCACGCCCGCCGCCCCTCCTCGGCTCAGTACACGAGGGCGATGTCCCGCAGGTCCGGTCCCGCAGCGCCGCCGATGGCCGCCTGCTCCGCGGTGGTGGCGGTGCGCGGGAAGAAGGTGGCGGCGCCCGTGAGCAGGTTGACCTGATAGAGGGCGAAGGGCCCGCTGTCCGTCGTGCGACCCGCCACCAGCGGCAGGCCATTGTCCCCGCCGGCGATGTCGAACCCCGCCGCGCCCTTCCACGTCACGCCCAGCGCGCCCACGTTCACCAGCGCGCCGTTGTTGGGCGGCTCCTGCCGGGTGAGCCCGTTGCCGTTGCGCTCCAGGTCGAACAGCACCGTCGCCGAGGTGCCCGCGAAGCTGTTCGTGTAGGCCGCGCCGAAGACGAGCGCCTCACCGGACTCCCGGTTGATGGTGCCATCGGTCGTCGTCGCGCCGGTGTCCACGTTGATGCGCAGGTTCTGCCCGGTGTCGCTCACCACGCGCAGCCGGTCGGCCACGGGGTTGAAGTCGATGACGAAGTGCGTCCCCGCCAGGCCCGCGAAGGGCGCGGTGGTGTCGGCGGCGTCCGCGCTCAGGGTGGCCTTCTGCGTGGCCACGCCCGTCCGCGCATCCAGGGTGTAGAGCTTGCCCGCGGACGAGAGGGCGTGGAGCTGTCCGTTCGACGGCCGCACGTCGATGCCCAGCAGCGTCTCCCCCGCCGGCACGCCCGTGACGTTCACCGTCGCCAGCAGCGTGTTCGGCGCGGAGACCGCCGCCCGCACCAGCCGGTTGTCGGTGGTCAGCCCGATGAGCGCGGCTCCGCTCGCCTGCCGCAGGGCCAGGGCCTTGAGGGGCTCGTCCTCGCCGATGGCGGAGAGCTCGGAGGCCGCCGCCGGGGCCTTGTCCAGGGCGATGCGGTAGAGCCGCTGCGTGCCACCGACCGTCAGCGCCGCGTAGCCGGTGTTGGTGCGCGCGTCGATGTCATAGCCGCCCACCGCCGAGGCATCCACGCCCAGCGCGACGGGGGTGGAGAGCGTGCCGTTGTTCGGCGGATCCTGGAGGTAGACGCTGTCGGTGACCACATCCAGCACGAAGAGCCGGGTGCTGACCGTCTCCGGGAAGGAGTTGGTGTAGGCCGCCGCGGAGACCCGCGTCCCACTGCCCCCGCCGTTGATGTCGCCGTCGGTGATGGTGCTCCCGGTGTCGACGTTGATGCGCAGGCTCTGCCCGGTGTCGCTCACCACGCGCAGCCGGTCGGCCACCGGGTTGAAGTCCACGGCGAAGGCCGTTCCGCTCAAGGCGGTGAACGGCTTGTCATCCCCGCTCATGGCGGCCAGCGTGGACTTCACGGTGGCCACTCCGGTCTCCGGCGCCAGGACGACGATCTTCCCCCCGCTCGTGAGGCCGTAGAGCCGCGCGTCCGCGGGGCGGTAGTCCATGCCCAGCAGCGACTCGCCCTCGGGCAGCCCCGTCACCGCGATGCTCCCCACGAGCGTGGCGGGCGTCGCGCGGTTGAAGGACACGAGCTTGCCGGACGCCGTCAGGGCCACGACGTCCCCCACCTCCACCGGCTGGGTCGCGGGCGGCTCGGTCGGAGGCGGCTGGGGCGCGGGGGTGTCCGTCTCGGGGCCACACGCCGTGAGGCACAGGGCGGTGAGCGCGGCGATGAGCGGGCGAGGATGTCTATTCAAGGACATGGAGCTCCACGAGGTTGGCGTTCGGGAGCCCCTACGCGGACAGGCGCTGGCCGGATTCATACGCGGCCCAATGAATCGGAACCTGTCCGTCACTGGACGTCAGGAGCCTTCAGGCGCCTTCGCGGGGCTCGGGGCGATGGGGGCGAGTTCCTCGTGGCAGTACACGTCGTCCAGGGTCCTGTAGCTGCAGAAGAAGCGGTGGCCCCGGCACTCCGCGACGAAGGTGGCCACCGTCATGAGGCCCTTTCCCCACGTGTCCTGGTCGATGACGACCTCCGGTGGCGGACAGCCGACCATCCCCGAGGCGTAGTACTGCAGGAAGCTCACGCGCGGCGCGGCGGGCGCCGACTCCTGCGCCGCGGGTGAGGCCGTCGGCATCACGGGCATGGAAAGACAGCCAGTCCAGGCGAGCAGCACACTCACCGCGAACAGGCGGAGGCAACGGGATGGGTGGGTCATCCGCTCGTCCTAGACCAACCGCCCCACCCGCGCCTTGATTCATTGGCATCTGAAAGATCCAATGCCCTCGGGTTGACGCGGAGCGCCACCGGAATCCCGGAGGACACTCCTGGAATTCATGTTAAGCCGGAATTTCAATTCCTGGCGGTGACATGAAAGGTGGTGACTGGATGCAACGGAACAATCCCAGACGGGTCGTCTCCCGGTGTTCTCATGGCCTGACGCTGGTGGGTGCGCTGTGCCTCTCGCCGCTCTGGGCACAGGACGCGGCCGCGCTGCCCTCGGACTACGTGAACACGCTGCGCGGGAGTCACTCCGGCGGCGGGTACTCGCGCGGCAACACGTTCCCGGCGACGGCGGTGCCCTTCGGCTTCAACTTCTGGACGCCGATGACGGACGCGAACTCCACGAGCTGGATCTACGACTACAGCCGCACGTCCATCCAGGCCTTCACCCTCAGCCACATGCCGAGCCCCTGGATGGGTGATCGGCAGACGTTCCAGGTGATGCCCCAGACGGGCTCGGTGGTGGTGGACCGGGCGAGCCGGGCCGCGGCCTTCAGCCACGCCAACGAGACGGCGCGGGCGCATGCCTACGGCGTCAAGTTCAACAATGGCATCCAGACGGAGATCGCGCCCACCGACCACGCGGCCTCCTGGCGCTTCACCTTCCCCGGCACCACGTCCTACCTGCTGTTCGACTCGGTGAACGGGCTCAACGGCTCGGTGTCCATCGACCGGGCCAACAACGTCATTTCCGGCTACGTGGACCACGCGACGGGCTGGGGCCCCGCGCCCCGGATGTATGTCTACGCGAAGTTCAGCAAGCCCTTCGCGGATGCGCTCAACGTGAGCGGCCAGCGCGCGGTGACGTCCTGGGTGCGCTTCAACACCACCGCGGGCGAGCAGGTGACCATGTCCATGGCCACCTCGTTCATCAGCGTGGCCCAGGCCCAGTCCAACCTCGCGCAGGAGATTGGCACCAAGTCCTTCGACACCGTCAAGGCCGAGGCCCAGACGGCCTGGAACGCGCTGCTCGGGAAGATCGAGGTCGAGGGCGCCACCGAGGCCCAGAAGACGATCCTCTACTCCAACATGTACCGCACGTTCCTCTACCCCAACTCCGCCTGGGAGAACGTGAACGGCACCCCGAGCTACGCGTCGCCCTACGCGAGCGGCCACCCGGTGAAGCCCGGCAAGGTGTACGTCAACAACGGCTTCTGGGACACGTACCGCACCACCTGGCCCCTGTACGCCCTGCTCATGCCCACGCTCACCGGCGAGATGCTCCAGGGCTTCGTCAACGGCTACAAGGACGGTGGCTGGGTGACGCGCTGGTCCGCGCCCGGCTACGCCAACATCATGGTGGGCACCAACTCGGACGTGATCTTCGCGGACGCGTGGCTCAAGGGCGTGCGCGGCTTCGATGCCGCGGCGGCCTATGACTCCATGCTGCGCAACGCCACCACCTACAGCTCCGAGGGCGCCAAGGGCCGCAAGGGCATGGAGCGCTCCGTGTTCCTCGGCTACACGCCGCAGGACGTCGTCGGCGAGTCCACCTCGTGGTCCCTGGAGGGCTACCTCAACGACTTCGGCATCGCCCAGATGGCCCAGGCCCTCGGCAAGACCGAGGAGGCCCAGTACTTCTTCAACCGCTCGCTCAACTACGTGAACCTGTTCTCCCCCTCGGTGGGCTTCTTCCGGGGCAAGAACAGCAACGGCACGTGGCGCACGTCGGACGCGGACTTCAAACCCCACCGCTGGGGCTGCGAGTACACCGAGGGCAACGCCTGGCACTACAGCACGCTCGTGCCCCAGGACGGGCAGGGGCTCGCCAACCTCTACTCGGGCCGCGCGGG includes:
- a CDS encoding DUF4394 domain-containing protein is translated as MNRHPRPLIAALTALCLTACGPETDTPAPQPPPTEPPATQPVEVGDVVALTASGKLVSFNRATPATLVGSIAVTGLPEGESLLGMDYRPADARLYGLTSGGKIVVLAPETGVATVKSTLAAMSGDDKPFTALSGTAFAVDFNPVADRLRVVSDTGQSLRINVDTGSTITDGDINGGGSGTRVSAAAYTNSFPETVSTRLFVLDVVTDSVYLQDPPNNGTLSTPVALGVDASAVGGYDIDARTNTGYAALTVGGTQRLYRIALDKAPAAASELSAIGEDEPLKALALRQASGAALIGLTTDNRLVRAAVSAPNTLLATVNVTGVPAGETLLGIDVRPSNGQLHALSSAGKLYTLDARTGVATQKATLSADAADTTAPFAGLAGTHFVIDFNPVADRLRVVSDTGQNLRINVDTGATTTDGTINRESGEALVFGAAYTNSFAGTSATVLFDLERNGNGLTRQEPPNNGALVNVGALGVTWKGAAGFDIAGGDNGLPLVAGRTTDSGPFALYQVNLLTGAATFFPRTATTAEQAAIGGAAGPDLRDIALVY
- a CDS encoding glycosyltransferase, giving the protein MELFPVHLLVLLVMMNRYVLGPLLKRFRGNRMDGTDPDYKPTVCVVIPLFNEGEGIFHAVKSLLAQDYDADKLSIRVVDDCSTDDSHAWALRAAEGHPHVTVMRNPHNMGKRKGIARAVREADAEIIVSVDSDVVVHESAVSELVLRFTSPRIAAVGGRTFVTNRNENWLTRMIEIKFYFAQEWLKDLERGFRSVLCLSGCLTAYRRHVLLELEPILEARNIAGIPIKYGEDRFLTRQIVKAGYETVYTTSAWCQTAAPATLAGYVSQQLRWRRSNLVDMLCGLSHAWRLHPVVCIHYVSQLALLLSYPLTILHNIINGQFWEVLFLHMLIMGFMGVIYRVDKRNLPPEMRVPTLSFLPMAFMMPITYALLTPLALFTLDSGSWETRGKPAPAPTPTPVTPPTPAPSVSATSGTHRLPHLPTQAVGGG
- a CDS encoding LamG-like jellyroll fold domain-containing protein; this encodes MSRPGFRSHRLLLLLLSAVLIHPLTGCSDPEPEPTPPGSSTPDSGTPTETPDSGSTPDGGSTPDGGSTPDSGTPPDGGSTPDGGSTPDSGTPPESEQVYGLMGEYFRMSAPGKRDFAQLGTVTLEPNIDFQDLTATFQAANGRTVDTTARWTGRLTAPETGDYTFYAIGDNGFRMYLDNTAVIDHWVGDWDVEQTSQVVRLVAGEPHEFRMELFQDSGGANMFLRWSSATRAKQIVPTTAFTPPVGFEVYPVNFTVGPDGRQLALDFKSKVTALGTPLPHLTVEADSTDMPLTSARISPTDDTVVEVTLTEPIQLNQRVRVTYAGTGGLAVGGEAVPKIVRQARNTSTQRLRTPWADQLDPSNPLPEYPRPQQVREKWRNLNGVWQFAGAASASVAPPFNQTLAERIVVPFPVESQLSGLERHEDHMFYRRLFTVPADWSVGSGQRLLLHFGAVDYHARVWVNGKKVAEHTGGYTAFTADATSALNASGEQELVVAVTDITGPNLPTGKQTRRPGGIFYTPASGIWQTVWMEPVPTTAIDGLVLTPNLTTSTLALKVTSTSSSATVTAVARIGTTEVGRISGEAKDTLSLPVPSPRLWSPEDPFLYDLEVTLTDGTSTDRVTSYFGMRSVSIQKVGGFPKLMLNGKPVFSLALLDQGYWPDGIYTAPTDAALRWDLQVQKDFGYNAVRKHIKVEPLRWYHHADKIGLLVWQDFVSGFFNRQDAAARDAYKEAFIPESLAMMTQLHNAPSIVGWVVFNEGWGEWDQTETGALAEQVKAKDPSRWVNAHSGVNCCDSLGDSGKGDVIDHHDYGNNAAPYPDATRVAMDGEHGGFTLRMPGHQWPGAPTVIYSGVADKAALTTKYVDNTRTYYLAAAKAEMSGSVYTQVTDVENELNGLYTYDRRVMKVELEPVRAINREVIAAGAKAGENVTFPGVGTWTLDEDGGSVANDSEGNSPMRFNRNPAWVQGVRGSAVKFSGNGDFAETDYPVLDTQKDYTISAWVTLDKLPGNYASAASQDGRRTENPFYLQYGQGAFAFSTPGGNRARHPMTPVLGRWYHLVGARAGNEIRLYVDGARVAATTAGEALVSTGPLAIGRAKYNGTNVDFWAGSVDEVRVFSRALSDSEVNALYTSVPK
- a CDS encoding GH92 family glycosyl hydrolase, with the protein product MQRNNPRRVVSRCSHGLTLVGALCLSPLWAQDAAALPSDYVNTLRGSHSGGGYSRGNTFPATAVPFGFNFWTPMTDANSTSWIYDYSRTSIQAFTLSHMPSPWMGDRQTFQVMPQTGSVVVDRASRAAAFSHANETARAHAYGVKFNNGIQTEIAPTDHAASWRFTFPGTTSYLLFDSVNGLNGSVSIDRANNVISGYVDHATGWGPAPRMYVYAKFSKPFADALNVSGQRAVTSWVRFNTTAGEQVTMSMATSFISVAQAQSNLAQEIGTKSFDTVKAEAQTAWNALLGKIEVEGATEAQKTILYSNMYRTFLYPNSAWENVNGTPSYASPYASGHPVKPGKVYVNNGFWDTYRTTWPLYALLMPTLTGEMLQGFVNGYKDGGWVTRWSAPGYANIMVGTNSDVIFADAWLKGVRGFDAAAAYDSMLRNATTYSSEGAKGRKGMERSVFLGYTPQDVVGESTSWSLEGYLNDFGIAQMAQALGKTEEAQYFFNRSLNYVNLFSPSVGFFRGKNSNGTWRTSDADFKPHRWGCEYTEGNAWHYSTLVPQDGQGLANLYSGRAGLANKLDAMFSASRDYDVGCYGGVIHEMLEAYDVNMGQYGHSNQPVHHSLYMYNYAGTPWRTQQRVRDVLNTQYDAGLGTGDGYRGDEDNGELSAWYLFSAMGFYPVSMGRPEYAVGAPFFPKMTVHLENGKDIVITAPNVSDTNRYVQSATVNGMVSTRNFLPHTSLANGATLSFTMGASASTWGSGATDVPVSQTSGSAVAQPLVDVASTGTVSASGENSASGEGIVEAFDNNSRTKWLAFQNTPWIAIHLPAAKTVKLYTLTSGNDFPGRDPKSWTLQGSNNGTTWTTLDTRTGQDFPWRYQTRAFAITNTLSYSQYRLQVTENHGDVNTQLAEWELLGR